From a single Acidimicrobiia bacterium genomic region:
- a CDS encoding enoyl-CoA hydratase: protein MPLRTERHDNVLVLVLDDPKRRNALSDELVADIVRACEEAEHDDAIGALVVTGAPPAFCSGAVLGNLAALGDDARDDSHDTSSGLRDIYQGFLRVRDSRLPTVAAVNGPAVGAGFNLALACDVRIAAESARFDTRFLRLGLHPGGGHTWLLERAVGPQTAAAMVLFGEALDGRAAERAGLAWRCVPDRELLDTAIALAARASEVPRDLAAEAKASLREAPFLGSFDDAIRMELERQVRSARAPEFAARVAASRRRDR, encoded by the coding sequence ATGCCGCTGCGGACCGAACGTCACGACAACGTGCTCGTGCTCGTCCTCGACGATCCGAAACGCCGAAACGCGCTCTCCGACGAGCTGGTGGCCGACATCGTCCGCGCTTGCGAGGAGGCCGAGCACGACGACGCGATCGGCGCGCTCGTCGTCACCGGCGCGCCGCCCGCGTTCTGCTCCGGCGCGGTGCTCGGCAACCTCGCCGCGCTGGGCGACGACGCGCGCGACGACTCGCACGACACGTCGAGCGGGCTGCGCGACATCTACCAGGGGTTCCTGCGCGTGCGCGACTCCCGCCTGCCCACCGTCGCCGCGGTGAACGGTCCCGCGGTCGGCGCGGGCTTCAACCTCGCGCTCGCGTGCGACGTGCGGATCGCCGCGGAATCGGCGCGGTTCGACACGCGGTTCCTGCGCCTGGGGCTGCACCCGGGCGGTGGCCACACGTGGCTGCTCGAGCGCGCTGTCGGCCCGCAGACCGCGGCCGCGATGGTCCTGTTCGGCGAGGCGCTCGACGGGCGCGCCGCGGAGCGGGCCGGTCTCGCGTGGCGCTGCGTCCCCGACCGCGAGCTGCTCGACACCGCGATCGCGCTCGCCGCGCGCGCGTCGGAGGTCCCGCGGGACCTGGCCGCGGAGGCGAAGGCGTCGCTGCGCGAAGCGCCGTTCCTCGGCTCGTTCGACGACGCGATCCGCATGGAGCTCGAGCGCCAGGTGCGTTCCGCACGGGCGCCGGAGTTCGCCGCACGGGTCGCCGCGTCCCGCCGGCGCGACCGCTGA
- a CDS encoding YdcF family protein yields MRASRNAPRGNRVGIVVLGYPARRDGTPHAIVRWRVQTAVDLARRHDADVVVMSGGPTRGDIVEADVMVVLARQLGVDDARLRAERTSMNTWQNVRESARFVRDCDAVLLVSDPMHARRARRYWHAQFPEDVDRVDVARDRTPLTRWWLLVPVTVSECAIAVHDRVRSPLC; encoded by the coding sequence GTGCGCGCCTCGCGCAACGCGCCGCGCGGAAACCGCGTCGGCATCGTCGTCCTCGGCTATCCCGCACGGCGCGACGGGACGCCGCACGCGATCGTCCGTTGGCGTGTGCAGACGGCCGTCGACCTGGCGCGCCGCCACGACGCGGACGTCGTCGTCATGTCGGGCGGCCCGACGCGCGGCGACATCGTCGAGGCCGACGTCATGGTGGTGCTCGCCCGGCAGTTGGGTGTCGACGACGCGCGGCTGCGCGCCGAGCGCACGTCGATGAACACGTGGCAGAACGTCCGTGAATCGGCCCGGTTCGTCCGTGACTGCGACGCCGTGCTCCTCGTCTCGGACCCGATGCACGCGAGACGGGCGCGCCGCTACTGGCACGCGCAGTTCCCCGAGGACGTCGACCGGGTCGATGTCGCCCGCGACCGGACGCCGCTCACCCGGTGGTGGCTGCTCGTGCCCGTGACGGTCTCCGAGTGTGCCATCGCCGTGCACGACCGCGTCCGCAGCCCGCTCTGTTAG
- a CDS encoding GNAT family protein gives MKLHEAPLLVGRRVMLRPLKGSDWEAWHRVRTRSRDWLEPWEPLPEPGSPDPVTDVEAFRARCGAWERQRHFDTAYGFGLFLREGEFVGEVSLGSVQRGPFQGAFIGYWVDRDHAGQGLVPEGVVLVMRYGFEHLGLHRLEASIVPRNTASRRVAQKLGLRDEGTALRFLQIRGVYEDHVRYAMTSEEWSDRRHELLERFVR, from the coding sequence GTGAAGCTGCACGAAGCACCACTGCTCGTCGGCCGCCGGGTGATGCTGCGACCTCTCAAGGGCTCGGACTGGGAGGCGTGGCACCGCGTCCGGACGCGCAGCCGCGACTGGCTGGAGCCGTGGGAGCCGCTGCCCGAACCCGGCAGCCCGGACCCGGTCACCGACGTCGAGGCGTTCCGGGCCCGCTGCGGCGCGTGGGAGCGCCAGCGGCACTTCGACACCGCGTACGGCTTCGGGCTGTTCCTGCGCGAAGGCGAGTTCGTCGGCGAGGTGAGCCTCGGCAGTGTGCAACGCGGGCCGTTCCAAGGCGCGTTCATCGGGTACTGGGTCGATCGCGACCACGCGGGACAGGGCCTCGTGCCGGAGGGCGTCGTGCTCGTCATGCGGTACGGCTTCGAGCACCTCGGCCTCCACCGGCTCGAGGCGTCGATCGTCCCCCGCAACACCGCGAGCCGGCGTGTCGCGCAGAAGCTCGGCCTGCGCGACGAGGGCACCGCGCTGCGCTTCCTCCAGATCCGTGGCGTCTACGAGGACCACGTGCGGTACGCGATGACGTCGGAGGAGTGGTCGGACCGCCGTCACGAGCTGCTCGAGCGATTCGTCCGGTAG
- the orn gene encoding oligoribonuclease produces MADSPAGSSAGSPAGSPESSSATDRLVWLDLEMTGLDVDRDVIVEIAALVTNAALEPLDDGIDVVVHQPPEVLARMSDFVRAMHTKSDLLPAIEASTTSLADAGAAVLGYVRAHVPDASTSPLCGNTIGMDRRFLARYLPELEAHLHYRSIDVSTLKELCRRWYPDVYRRRPGKSERHRALDDVRDSIAELRYYRDAMLRAPDGDPAGTAPS; encoded by the coding sequence ATGGCCGACTCGCCCGCCGGATCGTCTGCCGGATCGCCCGCTGGATCACCTGAGAGCTCGTCCGCGACCGACCGCCTGGTGTGGCTCGACCTCGAGATGACGGGCCTCGACGTCGACCGCGACGTCATCGTCGAGATCGCCGCGCTCGTCACGAACGCGGCGCTGGAGCCCCTCGACGACGGCATCGACGTCGTCGTGCACCAACCGCCCGAGGTGCTCGCCCGCATGAGCGACTTCGTGCGTGCGATGCACACCAAGTCGGACCTGCTGCCCGCGATCGAGGCGTCGACGACGTCGCTCGCGGACGCGGGCGCCGCGGTGCTCGGGTACGTCCGCGCGCACGTACCGGACGCGTCGACCTCGCCGTTGTGCGGGAACACGATCGGGATGGACCGCCGGTTCCTCGCTCGCTACCTGCCCGAGCTCGAGGCGCACCTCCACTACCGCAGCATCGACGTGTCCACGCTGAAGGAGCTGTGCCGGCGCTGGTACCCGGACGTGTACCGGCGTCGGCCGGGCAAGAGCGAGCGACACCGCGCGCTCGACGACGTGCGCGACTCGATTGCCGAGTTGCGGTACTACCGCGACGCGATGCTGCGGGCTCCCGACGGTGACCCGGCCGGGACGGCACCGTCGTAG
- a CDS encoding ABC transporter permease: MNAARRVGVLVAHELRLARRDPTAILVLVVFPVIMMAFLKPVFRPALVETGHAHANGAEQVVPGQAAMAAFFLVSMVTFAFFAEHGWATWDRLRASAATPREIVLGKSLPFLGVGLVQFAVVLGTGVAFFGLDVRGDVVALVPLLTAFVASLVVLGVAVTALCRTAQQANAFGYSGMVVFGAIGGAFVPFALLPAWARTVAPVTPTYWVMRGLRAVILDGRGLAAVVTPTLVLVGMAALFAGVALRRLRFDDKKVGWA, from the coding sequence GTGAACGCCGCGCGTCGCGTCGGCGTGCTCGTCGCCCACGAGCTGCGGCTCGCCCGGCGCGACCCGACCGCGATCCTCGTGCTCGTCGTGTTCCCCGTCATCATGATGGCGTTCCTCAAGCCCGTGTTCCGTCCCGCGCTCGTCGAGACCGGTCACGCGCACGCGAACGGGGCCGAGCAGGTCGTGCCCGGGCAGGCCGCGATGGCTGCGTTCTTCCTCGTCTCGATGGTGACGTTCGCGTTCTTCGCCGAGCACGGTTGGGCGACGTGGGACCGGTTGCGGGCGAGCGCGGCGACGCCACGCGAGATCGTGCTCGGCAAGTCGCTCCCGTTCCTCGGGGTCGGCCTGGTCCAGTTCGCGGTCGTGCTCGGTACCGGCGTCGCGTTCTTCGGACTCGATGTCCGCGGCGACGTCGTCGCGCTCGTGCCGTTGCTGACGGCGTTCGTCGCGTCGTTGGTGGTGCTCGGTGTCGCGGTGACCGCGCTGTGCAGGACCGCGCAGCAGGCGAACGCGTTCGGCTACTCCGGCATGGTCGTCTTCGGCGCGATCGGCGGGGCGTTCGTGCCGTTCGCGCTGCTTCCCGCGTGGGCCCGGACGGTCGCGCCCGTGACGCCGACGTACTGGGTGATGCGCGGTCTGCGGGCCGTGATCCTGGACGGCCGCGGGCTCGCGGCGGTCGTCACGCCCACCCTCGTGCTCGTCGGGATGGCGGCGCTGTTCGCCGGTGTCGCCCTGCGCCGTCTGCGCTTCGACGACAAGAAGGTCGGCTGGGCGTGA
- a CDS encoding ABC transporter ATP-binding protein, whose amino-acid sequence MIPLLDVRGVRKSYGRTVALDGVDLTVGEGTILGLLGPNGAGKTSLVSIVAGLRRPDAGTVRVAGIDVTREAPRARSIIGYAPQDTGVYSSLGVRENVRFFAALAGLRRGELRARVDAILHALGLDELSERRASQLSGGERRRLHTAIALVHRPRLVLLDEPTTGADVRTRAEILTLVRALADDGSAVVYSTHYLHEIEELGASVAFIDRGRVVAQGDVARLVAHHGTTALELTFDGDVPHILRADGALVDGSVARIPTDDPAATAAHMLRELGSAAGSLRGIEVIRPSLESVFLSITGRRYESAEHAA is encoded by the coding sequence GTGATCCCGCTGCTCGACGTCCGCGGCGTCCGGAAGTCCTACGGCCGGACGGTCGCGCTCGACGGCGTCGACCTGACCGTCGGCGAGGGCACGATCCTCGGGCTGCTCGGCCCGAACGGCGCGGGCAAGACGTCGCTGGTCTCGATCGTGGCCGGTCTGCGCCGACCGGACGCGGGCACGGTCCGCGTCGCCGGCATCGACGTCACTCGCGAGGCGCCGCGCGCCCGGTCGATCATCGGGTACGCGCCCCAGGACACCGGCGTCTACTCGTCGCTCGGCGTCCGGGAGAACGTCCGGTTCTTCGCCGCGCTCGCGGGCCTGCGGCGCGGCGAGCTGCGCGCGCGAGTGGATGCCATCCTCCACGCGCTCGGGCTCGATGAGTTGAGCGAGCGACGCGCGTCGCAGCTGTCGGGTGGTGAGCGTCGCCGCCTCCACACCGCGATCGCGCTCGTGCACCGTCCGCGACTCGTCCTGCTCGACGAGCCGACGACCGGTGCCGACGTCCGCACCCGCGCCGAGATCCTCACCCTCGTGCGCGCGCTCGCCGACGACGGCTCGGCCGTCGTCTACTCGACTCACTACCTTCACGAGATCGAGGAGCTCGGCGCGAGCGTCGCGTTCATCGACCGCGGCCGAGTCGTTGCGCAGGGAGACGTCGCGCGGCTCGTTGCGCACCACGGCACGACCGCATTGGAGCTGACGTTCGACGGCGACGTCCCTCACATCCTTCGCGCGGACGGCGCGCTCGTGGACGGGTCGGTCGCGCGCATCCCGACCGACGACCCCGCGGCGACCGCGGCACACATGCTGCGCGAGCTCGGTTCGGCGGCAGGTTCGCTACGCGGCATCGAGGTGATCCGCCCGAGCCTGGAGTCGGTCTTCCTGAGCATCACCGGCCGCCGGTACGAGAGCGCGGAGCACGCCGCGTGA
- a CDS encoding helix-turn-helix domain-containing protein codes for MAFEPLTPDRRRAMTRRHLLDAAAIVFARDGFHGATLDEVAKTAGFTKGAVYSNFKNKDDLFLALVDDRAERAFAVIEEILDTEPQHSSDEQLPRVRQLMKSDAAMWDDTWQALYLEFLLYARRTPEGRAKLAARDRYEHAAAEHFIESEYAARGRKFPYPIREFAQVMRAVWLGLQIERLADPEAVTDATIDTALDLLYEFDRIAEKLASGE; via the coding sequence GTGGCGTTCGAGCCGTTGACCCCGGACCGGCGGCGGGCCATGACCCGCCGGCACCTGCTCGACGCGGCGGCGATCGTCTTCGCCCGTGACGGGTTCCACGGCGCGACGCTCGACGAGGTGGCGAAGACGGCCGGGTTCACGAAAGGCGCCGTCTACTCGAACTTCAAGAACAAGGACGACCTCTTCCTCGCGCTCGTCGACGACCGTGCAGAGCGCGCGTTCGCGGTCATCGAGGAGATCCTCGACACGGAGCCGCAGCACTCGTCCGACGAGCAGCTCCCGCGTGTCCGACAGCTGATGAAGAGCGACGCCGCGATGTGGGACGACACGTGGCAGGCGCTCTATCTGGAGTTCCTGCTCTACGCGCGTCGTACGCCGGAGGGGCGAGCGAAGCTCGCGGCGCGTGACCGGTACGAGCACGCGGCGGCCGAGCACTTCATCGAGAGCGAGTACGCGGCTCGCGGCCGGAAATTCCCGTATCCGATCCGCGAGTTCGCGCAAGTGATGCGCGCGGTGTGGCTCGGGCTGCAGATCGAACGGCTCGCCGACCCCGAAGCCGTCACGGACGCGACGATCGACACCGCGCTCGACCTGCTCTACGAGTTCGACCGCATCGCGGAGAAGCTCGCGTCAGGCGAGTAG
- a CDS encoding alanine--glyoxylate aminotransferase family protein, with product MPLPLSERLLLGPGPSNVYPEVVCASTRPLLGHLDPEFLALLDDTAARLRAVFRTRNALTLPISGTGSAGMEACFVNLLEPGDTAIVGVNGVFGERMCEVARRCGAEVVRVDEPWGRAIDPERLIDAQRTHPEARVLAVVHAETSTGVRNDVAPLRVLQDTGTLLLVDTVTSLGGIPVEADEWGIDACYSGTQKCLGVPPGLAPLTFSARAVARLEARATPVASWYLDLGLIGAYVGAQRRYHHTAPVTAVFGLHAGLGALLDEGLEAAWDRHAQVGAMLHERLPERGFRLCAQEGHRLPELTTAWLPDGADDAALRKGLLEQYQIEVGGGLGEFAGKAWRIGLMGHNARERNVLTLLAAIDDLLA from the coding sequence GTGCCCCTTCCCCTGTCGGAACGTCTGCTCCTCGGTCCCGGACCGAGCAACGTCTATCCCGAAGTGGTGTGCGCGTCGACGCGCCCGCTGCTCGGTCATCTCGATCCCGAGTTCCTCGCGCTGCTCGACGACACTGCGGCGCGGCTGCGCGCCGTGTTCCGCACGCGGAACGCGCTGACGCTGCCCATCAGCGGTACGGGATCGGCCGGCATGGAGGCGTGCTTCGTCAACCTGCTGGAGCCCGGTGACACCGCGATCGTCGGTGTGAACGGCGTGTTCGGCGAGCGCATGTGCGAGGTCGCGCGCCGCTGTGGAGCCGAGGTCGTGCGCGTCGACGAGCCGTGGGGGCGGGCGATCGATCCGGAGCGGCTGATCGACGCGCAGCGCACGCATCCCGAGGCACGGGTGCTCGCCGTCGTCCACGCGGAGACGTCGACCGGGGTGCGCAACGACGTCGCGCCGCTACGGGTCCTGCAGGACACCGGCACGCTCCTGCTCGTCGACACGGTCACGTCGCTCGGCGGGATCCCGGTCGAGGCGGACGAGTGGGGGATCGACGCGTGCTACTCGGGGACCCAGAAGTGCCTCGGTGTGCCGCCCGGGCTCGCGCCGTTGACGTTCTCGGCCCGTGCGGTCGCGCGGCTCGAGGCGCGCGCGACGCCCGTCGCGTCGTGGTACCTCGACCTCGGCCTGATCGGCGCGTACGTCGGCGCGCAACGTCGCTACCACCACACCGCGCCGGTCACCGCGGTGTTCGGGTTGCACGCCGGGCTCGGCGCGCTGCTCGACGAGGGCCTCGAGGCCGCGTGGGACCGTCACGCGCAGGTCGGCGCGATGCTGCACGAGCGCCTTCCCGAGCGCGGGTTCCGGCTGTGCGCGCAGGAGGGTCACCGCCTGCCCGAGCTGACGACCGCGTGGCTGCCCGACGGTGCGGACGACGCCGCGCTCCGCAAGGGACTGCTCGAGCAGTACCAGATCGAGGTCGGCGGCGGGCTCGGTGAGTTCGCCGGCAAGGCGTGGCGCATCGGGCTGATGGGCCACAACGCGCGCGAGCGCAACGTGCTCACCCTGCTCGCCGCGATCGACGACCTACTCGCCTGA